Proteins encoded together in one Benincasa hispida cultivar B227 chromosome 1, ASM972705v1, whole genome shotgun sequence window:
- the LOC120085750 gene encoding uncharacterized protein LOC120085750, translated as MDGDSKDVNGCKEKIMDSAATGEVGDHSNGEEYSESNALLPPRRGGMSRKSNKPRMKVRWNDSNGNNLAEILEFQPSDVSDSGDEETDSCSCIIM; from the exons ATGGATGGCGATTCTAAGGATGTTAATGGCTGTAAAGAGAAGATTATGGACTCTGCGGCCACCGGAGAAGTTGGGGACCACAGTAACGGCGAAGAATACAGTGAATCGAATGCCCTATTGCCGCCACGGCGTGGGGGAATGTCGAGGAAATCAAATAAGCCGAGGATGAAAGTTCGGTGGAATGATAGTAATGGTAATAACCTAGCGGAGATTTTGGAGTTTCAACCGAG TGATGTGAGCGACTCCGGGGACGAGGAGACTGATTCTTGCAGCTGTATAATTATGTAG
- the LOC120093041 gene encoding protein unc-13 homolog: MGHSHNVRRESLSGHLSVARPDYHVDVFENDLVWPFNKLDGIDRDDIRETAYEIFFTACRSSPGFGGRNALAFYSSSNNDNADGASGPKPNGVVMTPTSRIKRALGLKMLKRSPSRRMSSGGNSGSNPSSPSSHSSSGSSPSLSYTLPSPRPRRPMTSAEIMRQQMKVTEQSDNRLRKTLMRTLVGQMGRRAETIILPLELLRHLKPSEFNDANEYHLWQKRQLKILEAGLLLHPSIALDKSNTFAMRLREIIRGCETKPIDTGKNSDTMRTLCNSVVSLSWRSANGTPTDVCHWADGFPLNIHIYVALLQAIFDVRDETLVLDEVDELLELMKKTWSTLGITRPVHNVCFTWALFQQYVVTAQLEPDLLCAAHAMLAEVANDAKKPDREAVYVKLLSSVLSSMQGWAEKRLLHYHDYFQRGTVGQVENLLPLALSASKILGEDVTITEGAGQDQGDILVVDSSGDRVDYYIRCSVRNAFAKVLENGNIKEVKGEASKALLQLAKETEDLALKERESFSPILKKWHPTAVGVAAVTLHNCYGTMLKQYLGGVSTLTSETIGVLHRAGKLEKVLVQMVVEDSADCDDGGKAIVREMVPFEVDSIIMNLLKKWVDERLKKQRECLSRAKESETWNPRSKTEPYAQSAVELMKQAKETVEEFFEIPIGVTEDLVQDLAAGLEHIFQDYITFVASCGSKQSYLPQLPPLTRCNRDSKFAKLWKRATPCSVVGEDIHHIGTLEGHHPRPSTSRGTQRLYIRLNTLHYIFSHLHSLDKVLSLSPRVTPPTNNRFNSSRTYSNSSSYFEHANSGIESACQHVSEVAAYRLIFLDSASVFYDCLYACDVTNARIRPALRVLKQNLTLLCAIVTDRAQALAMKEVMRAAFEAFLMVLLAGGSSRVYYRSDHEMIEEDFESLKKVFCACGEGLIAENIVEREAEAVEGVISLMSQCTEQLVEDFSIVTCETSGIGVMGSGQKLPMPPTTGRWNRADPNTILRVLCHRNDRAANQFLKRTFQLAKRR, translated from the exons ATGGGGCACAGCCACAACGTCCGCCGTGAGTCCTTGTCAGGGCACTTGTCTGTGGCCCGACCGGACTACCACGTCGACGTTTTCGAGAACGATCTGGTGTGGCCCTTCAATAAGCTCGACGGAATTGACCGTGACGACATCCGTGAGACCGCCTACGAGATCTTCTTCACGGCTTGCCGCTCCTCGCCGGGCTTCGGAGGTCGGAACGCTCTCGCATTTTACTCCTCTTCTAATAATGACAATGCCGATGGTGCCTCGGGCCCAAAGCCTAATGGCGTTGTGATGACACCCACCAGTCGGATCAAGCGAGCACTTGGGTTGAAGATGTTGAAGCGATCGCCATCTAGGAGAATGTCGTCCGGCGGGAATAGCGGTTCGAATCCGTCCTCTCCTAGCTCTCATAGTTCCAGTGGGTCGAGCCCTTCTTTGTCGTATACTCTACCGTCACCAAGACCGCGTCGGCCAATGACGTCGGCTGAGATTATGAGGCAGCAGATGAAGGTTACAGAGCAGAGTGATAATAGGCTTAGGAAAACTCTCATGAGGACTCTTGTTGGCCAA ATGGGAAGACGAGCAGAGACCATAATTCTTCCATTGGAGCTTTTACGACATCTAAAGCCATCCGAATTCAATGACGCAAACGAATACCATTTATGGCAAAAACGACAGTTGAAGATTCTTGAGGCAGGGCTTCTTCTTCACCCTTCCATTGCACTTGATAAATCAAACACGTTTGCAATGCGTCTTAGGGAGATCATTCGTGGGTGTGAAACGAAACCGATTGACACAGGGAAGAACTCTGACACCATGAGAACGCTTTGCAATTCTGTTGTGTCATTGTCTTGGCGCAGTGCTAATGGAACTCCAACCGACGTGTGCCATTGGGCTGATGGTTTCCCTCTTAACATTCACATCTATGTTGCTCTTCTTCAAGCCATCTTCGACGTCAGGGATGAGACACTAGTGCTCGATGAGGTTGACGAACTTCTCgagttaatgaagaagacaTGGTCGACATTGGGAATCACTAGGCCAGTTCATAATGTATGTTTCACATGGGCATTGTTCCAACAATATGTTGTGACAGCACAGCTTGAGCCAGACCTTCTTTGTGCTGCTCATGCTATGTTGGCAGAGGTGGCCAACGACGCCAAGAAGCCGGATCGTGAGGCAGTATATGTTAAGCTTTTGTCGTCGGTGTTGTCTTCGATGCAGGGTTGGGCAGAGAAGAGGTTACTTCATTACCATGATTATTTCCAGAGGGGGACGGTTGGTCAAGTAGAAAACCTTCTTCCCTTAGCCTTATCTGCATCAAAGATTCTAGGTGAAGATGTTACTATCACAGAAGGGGCAGGGCAAGACCAGGGAGATATATTGGTGGTGGATTCGTCTGGTGATCGTGTCGATTACTACATCCGGTGTTCAGTAAGGAATGCGTTTGCCAAG GTACTTGAGAACGGGAACATCAAGGAAGTAAAAGGTGAGGCAAGTAAGGCTCTACTTCAGTTGGCGAAAGAAACAGAGGATTTGGCATTAAAAGAGAGGGAAAGCTTCAGTCCTATACTAAAGAAATGGCATCCAACTGCAGTTGGAGTTGCGGCAGTTACTTTGCATAATTGCTATGGTACCATGTTGAAGCAATATTTAGGTGGGGTTTCTACGTTAACAAGCGAGACGATAGGTGTTTTGCATAGAGCTGGAAAATTAGAGAAGGTGCTAGTTCAAATGGTGGTTGAGGATTCTGCCGACTGTGACGACGGTGGCAAGGCTATTGTCAGAGAGATGGTTCCTTTTGAAGTTGATTCCATTATAATGAACCTCTTGAAAAAATGGGTTGATGAGAGGTTAAAGAAACAAAGAGAGTGTCTTAGCAGAGCAAAAGAATCAGAA aCTTGGAATCCAAGGTCCAAAACGGAACCATACGCGCAATCAGCTGTGGAGTTGATGAAGCAAGCTAAGGAAACTGTGGAGGAGTTTTTTGAAATTCCTATTGGAGTTACTGAAGATTTGGTTCAAGACCTAGCTGCTGGTTTAGAGCATATCTTCCAAGACTATATCACATTTGTGGCATCATGTG GTTCCAAACAGAGTTACCTCCCACAGCTTCCTCCTCTAACCCGATGTAATCGAGATTCGAAGTTTGCCAAGTTATGGAAGAGAGCCACTCCTTGTAGTGTTGTTGGAGAAGATATACATCATATTGGTACTCTTGAAGGTCATCACCCACGACCGTCGACCAGCCGTGGAACCCAACGCCTATACATTCGTCTAAACACATTGCATTATATATTTTCCCACCTACATTCACTTGACAAAGTCCTTTCCCTTTCTCCTAGAGTCACTCCACCAACCAACAACCGTTTTAACAGCTCTAGAACTTATAGCAACTCATCTTCTTACTTTGAGCATGCTAACTCAGGCATTGAATCAGCTTGTCAACATGTATCAGAAGTAGCTGCTTACCGTCTGATATTCCTTGATTCAGCTTCTGTCTTTTATGATTGCTTGTACGCTTGTGATGTTACGAATGCACGGATTCGACCAGCATTGCgagttttaaaacaaaatcttaCATTATTGTGTGCAATTGTAACTGACAGAGCTCAGGCCTTAGCCATGAAAGAAGTGATGAGAGCCGCTTTTGAAGCATTTTTAATGGTTCTTCTAGCCGGAGGATCATCTAGGGTATATTATCGTTCGGATCACGAGATGATTGAGGAGGATTTTGAAAGCTTGAAAAAGGTATTCTGTGCATGTGGAGAGGGATTGATTGCAGAGAATATTGTCGAGCGAGAAGCCGAGGCAGTCGAAGGAGTGATATCATTGATGAGCCAATGCACTGAACAACTAGTAGAAGATTTCAGCATTGTGACTTGTGAAACAAGTGGAATAGGAGTTATGGGTTCTGGACAAAAGCTACCTATGCCTCCAACGACAGGACGATGGAACAGAGCCGATCCGAACACCATCTTACGGGTTTTATGCCACCGGAATGATCGAGCCGCCAATCAATTCTTAAAGAGAACATTCCAATTAGcaaaaagaagatga
- the LOC120067352 gene encoding protein NRT1/ PTR FAMILY 5.2-like, translated as MAGAAADQETGLQLDNYTKDGTVDRKGNPVLRSKTGRWKACSFIIVYELIDRMMFNGIAANLIIYLTTKLNQGTLTASNNVTNWTGTVWITPILGAYVADAHLGRYRTFFISSLLCLIAMSLLTLAVSVPSLKPPPCLEAISKENCKQASKLQLAVFFGSLYLLALASGGTKPNISTMGADQFDDFDPKEKAQKLSFFNWWLFSVFSGILFASTILVYIQDNVGWSLGYGIPPIGLGVAILIFVVGTPFYRHRLPNGSPFTTMANVIIAAIWNWRFPLPNDPNELYELEIQHYSKHGTFKIDSTPSLRFLNKAAIRRDSSDPWRMCTVTEVEETKQMVRMIPIMICTFIPNTMVAQSHTLFIKQGTTLDRSIGSHFKVPPASLYSFVTISMLLSILIYDRVFVKIMQRVTKNPRGITMLQRMGIGMICHVLIMTVASQVEKHRLHIAEENGLSAAQEQKVLPLTIFILLPQFILTGIADAFLQIASNEFFYDQAPENMKSLGNSYFMTSHGIGNFLSTFILSKVSKITKRQGKGWILNNLNASHLDYFYALLAVMSAVNFGLFLLISKFYVYKAEVSDSIQVLTDELKKKKSKGLQQTG; from the exons ATGGCGGGTGCTGCAGCAGATCAAGAAACTGGCCTCCAGCTTGACAATTACACGAAAGATGGAACCGTCGATCGCAAAGGCAACCCTGTTCTCCGCTCCAAAACCGGCCGCTGGAAAGCCTGTTCTTTCATCATCG TGTATGAACTGATTGATAGAATGATGTTCAATGGGATTGCTGCAAATCTCATTATATATTTGACTACCAAACTAAATCAAGGCACTCTTACTGCCTCCAACAATGTCACCAATTGGACTGGAACCGTTTGGATTACTCCCATCCTCGGCGCTTACGTCGCCGATGCTCATCTCGGTCGCTATCGCACTTTCTTCATCTCCTCCCTCCTCTGCCTTATA GCAATGTCTCTTCTAACACTAGCAGTGTCAGTGCCAAGCCTAAAACCACCACCATGTTTAGAAGCCATTAGTAAAGAAAATTGCAAACAAGCCTCCAAATTACAGCTTGCAGTGTTCTTTGGCTCCCTCTATTTGTTGGCGCTTGCCTCGGGCGGGACCAAACCGAACATCTCGACGATGGGAGCCGACCAATTCGACGATTTTGATCCGAAAGAGAAGGCCCAAAAGCTGTCCTTCTTTAACTGGTGGTTGTTTAGTGTCTTCTCTGGCATTCTCTTTGCTTCTACTATTCTGGTTTACATTCAGGACAATGTTGGATGGAGCTTGGGATATGGCATTCCTCCTATTGGACTGGGAGTTGCCATTCTTATATTTGTTGTTGGCACACCCTTTTATAGGCATAGGCTCCCCAATGGAAGCCCCTTCACTACAATGGCTAATGTCATTATTGCTGCAATTTGGAATTGGAGATTTCCTCTTCCTAATGACCCAAATGAACTATATGAGCTTGAGATTCAACACTACTCAAAGCATGGAACTTTCAAGATTGATTCCACTCCATCTTTGAG GTTTCTGAATAAGGCAGCTATAAGAAGAGATTCAAGTGATCCATGGAGGATGTGCACAGTAACAGAAGTGGAGGAGACAAAACAAATGGTGAGAATGATACCAATTATGATATGCACATTCATACCAAACACAATGGTGGCACAGTCACACACTCTTTTCATCAAGCAAGGCACCACTTTGGATAGAAGCATTGGCAGCCACTTCAAAGTCCCTCCTGCCAGTTTATATTCTTTTGTCACCATCTCCATGCTTCTCTCCATTCTCATCTATGACAG AGTCTTTGTGAAGATAATGCAAAGAGTGACCAAAAATCCAAGGGGAATCACAATGTTACAAAGAATGGGAATTGGAATGATTTGTCATGTTTTGATAATGACAGTCGCTTCTCAAGTGGAAAAGCATAGACTTCATATTGCTGAAGAAAATGGATTATCAGCAGCACAAGAACAAAAAGTGCTTCCCTTAACCATTTTCATTCTCCTCCCTCAGTTCATCCTCACTGGAATTGCTGATGCATTCCTTCAAATAGCCAGTAATGAGTTCTTTTATGATCAAGCACCAGAAAACATGAAGAGTTTAGGCAATTCATATTTTATGACTTCTCATGGAATTGGGAACTTCCTCAGTACttttattctttcaaaagtTTCTAAGATTACCAAAAGACAAGGCAAAGGCTGGATTTTAAACAACTTGAATGCTTCTCATCTTGATTACTTCTATGCTTTACTTGCAGTTATGAGTGCTGTTAACTTCGGCCTCTTTTTGCTTATTTCCAAATTTTATGTCTACAAAGCTGAAGTCTCTGATTCCATACAAGTGCTTACTGATGAACTCAAGAAGAAGAAATCAAAGGGCCTCCAACAAACAGGTTGA